The sequence AGATATTGCATTTTTTAGTGCTGGCGGTAGCATATCGGCTCATTTTGTACCATTTGCAGCAGCAAGCGGAGCAATAGTTATAGATAATACTAGCCATTTTAGAATGGATCCAGAAGTGCCATTAGTAGTGCCTGAGTGCAATCCAGGAGACATTGCTCAATGGCAAAATAAAGGCATAATAGCAAATCCAAACTGCTCTACAATCCAAATGGTGCAAGTGTTAAAACCTCTTGATGATGCTTTTGGTATCCAAAGAGTAGATGTAAGCACATATCAAGCTACAAGTGGTGCGGGTAAAAAAGGAATGGAAGAGTTGGTTATGCAGATGCAAAAATTCTTTGAATTTAAGCTTGATGAGTGTGAGCCAAGTGCATTTAAACACCAAATAGCACTAAATGTAATTCCACATATTGATGTGTTCTTAGATAATGATTACACAAAAGAAGAGATGAAAATGGTTAAAGAGACCCAAAAAATCCTTCACAAAGATATACAAGTGAGTGCAACTTGTGTGCGTGTGCCAGTTCTTAGAAGTCATAGCGAGAGCATAACTATTAAATTTAAAACTCCAATTGATGCACAAAAAGCAACTCAAATTCTAAAAAATGCTCCAAGCGTTGTAGTTCAAGATAGTCCAAAAGATAATCTTTATCCAATGCCAATTCACGCAAGTGATACAAATGAGACATATGTAGGCAGAATCAGAAAAGATAATTATGATGATAGCATACTACATTTATGGTGTGTGGCTGATCAGATTAGAGTTGGTGCAGCGACAAACGCGGTTAGAATCGCACAAAAATGGATAGAGATGCAAGAGCAGAATGGATAATATTAAAAACAAGATAGAAAAGCTATTTGAAGGGCTTTTGTGGAAGTCTAGAATGGTAACCTTGCTTCCAGTGATCTTTGGATTGCTAGGAGCTTTTGTGATGTTTATTGTTGCTAGTTATGATATTGTTAAGGTAATAGTTTATGCATGGCATTACCTAATTCTAGGCGACCATAGTGTAGATCTGCATAGCGATGGCGTAGCTCTTATTATTGGGGCTATAGATCTGTATTTGATGGCATTGGTCTTTTTTATCTTTAGTTTTGGGATTTATGAGCTTTTTATTAGTGAGATTGATACAATTAAGAGTTCTAGACAGGCTAGAGTGCTTGAAGTGCATAGTTTAGACCAGCTAAAAGATAAGATAGGTAAAGTCATTGTGATGGTTTTAGTGGTTAATTTCTTTCAGCGTGTTTTGCATGCTAAATTTACTACACCTCTTGAGATGGTCTATCTAGCGTTATCTATTTTAGCTCTTTGTTTAGGCTTATATTTCTTGCATAAGAGCTCACATCATTAGGATTAAAGGATATTTATGATTTTTATAGATGCATGTTTAGGCAAAAAAACTCCTTATACTCCAGTTTGGATGATGCGTCAAGCTGGTAGATATCTGCCTGAGTATATGAGAGTTAGAGCTGAGGCTGGGGATTTTTTATCACTTTGTAAGGATTATGAAAAAGCTAGTGAGGTTACACTTCAACCAGTTGATATTTTAGGCGTAGATGCAGCAATTTTATTTAGCGATATATTAGTAGTACCTATGGAGATGGGTATGGAGCTTAAATTTGTAAAAGGTGAAGGGCCGGTATTTCCTAAGCCAATTGCTACAATGGAGGACTTAGATAGACTAAGTAGCGATAAAGCAGTTAAAAATCTAAGCTATGTCTATGATACAATTAAATTAACTAGAGATAAGCTAGCTAAAGATAAAGCCTTAATAGGATTTTGTGGTGCTCCATGGACGATTGCTACATATATGATAGAAGGAGGCAGCACAAAAACATATAATATCTGTAAAAAGATGGTATATGATAATCCTCAATTCCTTCATGCTATTCTTCGCAAGGTAACAAATGCTCTTAAATTATATCTAGCTGAGCAGATAAAATCTGGAGTAAATGCTGTTCAGATTTTTGATAGTTGGGCTGGAGCATTAGAAAAAAGTGCTTATATGGAATTTGGATTTAGCTATATTAATGAGATTGTTGATTATCTAAAAGCAAACTTCCCAGATACTCCTATAATAGTATTTCCTAAAGGAATTAGCGGATTTTTAGATGATATTAGTGGTAATTTTGATGTATTTGGTGTGGATTGGAGCACCCCGCTTGCTAATGCTAAAAAATCTTTAGGCGCTAAATATATTTTACAAGGCAATATGGAGCCTACAAGATTGTATAACAAAGATGCGATTGATGAAGGTGTGGATGAAATTCTATCTATAATGGGCGGCAAAAGGCATATATTTAATCTTGGTCATGGTATTTTACCAGATATTCCAGTTGAACACGCTAAATATTTTATCAAATCTGTCCAAGAAAAATCTGCAAAATATGCAAAATAATGGGATATAAATTTATATTTGGTCCAGTGAGTAGCCGCCGCTTTGGCAGCTCTCTTGGAATAGATTTAAGCCCAGATCAAAAAAGCTGTAATTTTGATTGCTTATATTGTGAGTTAAAAAAAGCCAAAACCATCAGAGTTATAAAAAATGGGCCAAATTCCAAAGTTATAATAAATGAGCTTAAAAATGCTCTTAATGAGTTTAAAGATATCGATGTTATCACGCTTACAGCTAATGGCGAGCCGAGCTTATATAGCGATTTATCAAATTTAATTACTCAGATAAATACTCTTAAAACAACGCAAAAATCACTAATTCTTAGCAATGGTAGTGCTGTTTTAAATCCTAATGCTATTGAAGCTCTTTTAAACCTTGATATTGTGAAGTTTAGTCTTGATAGTGCAAATCAAAAGACATTTCGTAAAATTGATAGAAGTATTGATAATATAGATATAAATAAGTTAGTAGAGCTTATGTCACAATTTAGATCTAAATTTAAAGGCGAGCTTATTATGGAGGTTTTGGTTGTAGCTGGATATAATGATAGCGATGATGAGTTTATGGCTTTAAATAGAGCTTTTAAAAAGATTTTACCTAATAGAATAGATATCAGCACTATAGATCGCCCACCAGCTCATAATGTTAGAGGTGTTAGTAGTGAAACATTGCACTATTTAGCAACTTTTATAGATGCTGCACCAGTTAGTATAGCCTCTAGAACCCCTTTAAAATCTAAATTTGATTATAGTAAAGATGATCTTGAAAAGCTTTTAAAACTTCGCCCTCAAAGTTTATATGATATAGAAAACAACTTTACTACAAATGCAAAGATAA is a genomic window of Campylobacter devanensis containing:
- a CDS encoding aspartate-semialdehyde dehydrogenase, with translation MRKYSIAVVGATGAVGEEIFRVLEEMDFPVGDVLPLASAKSVGKEIEFKGKNYPIVELTDTVFDEHEVDIAFFSAGGSISAHFVPFAAASGAIVIDNTSHFRMDPEVPLVVPECNPGDIAQWQNKGIIANPNCSTIQMVQVLKPLDDAFGIQRVDVSTYQATSGAGKKGMEELVMQMQKFFEFKLDECEPSAFKHQIALNVIPHIDVFLDNDYTKEEMKMVKETQKILHKDIQVSATCVRVPVLRSHSESITIKFKTPIDAQKATQILKNAPSVVVQDSPKDNLYPMPIHASDTNETYVGRIRKDNYDDSILHLWCVADQIRVGAATNAVRIAQKWIEMQEQNG
- a CDS encoding YqhA family protein, producing the protein MDNIKNKIEKLFEGLLWKSRMVTLLPVIFGLLGAFVMFIVASYDIVKVIVYAWHYLILGDHSVDLHSDGVALIIGAIDLYLMALVFFIFSFGIYELFISEIDTIKSSRQARVLEVHSLDQLKDKIGKVIVMVLVVNFFQRVLHAKFTTPLEMVYLALSILALCLGLYFLHKSSHH
- the hemE gene encoding uroporphyrinogen decarboxylase, with the protein product MIFIDACLGKKTPYTPVWMMRQAGRYLPEYMRVRAEAGDFLSLCKDYEKASEVTLQPVDILGVDAAILFSDILVVPMEMGMELKFVKGEGPVFPKPIATMEDLDRLSSDKAVKNLSYVYDTIKLTRDKLAKDKALIGFCGAPWTIATYMIEGGSTKTYNICKKMVYDNPQFLHAILRKVTNALKLYLAEQIKSGVNAVQIFDSWAGALEKSAYMEFGFSYINEIVDYLKANFPDTPIIVFPKGISGFLDDISGNFDVFGVDWSTPLANAKKSLGAKYILQGNMEPTRLYNKDAIDEGVDEILSIMGGKRHIFNLGHGILPDIPVEHAKYFIKSVQEKSAKYAK
- a CDS encoding radical SAM protein — its product is MGYKFIFGPVSSRRFGSSLGIDLSPDQKSCNFDCLYCELKKAKTIRVIKNGPNSKVIINELKNALNEFKDIDVITLTANGEPSLYSDLSNLITQINTLKTTQKSLILSNGSAVLNPNAIEALLNLDIVKFSLDSANQKTFRKIDRSIDNIDINKLVELMSQFRSKFKGELIMEVLVVAGYNDSDDEFMALNRAFKKILPNRIDISTIDRPPAHNVRGVSSETLHYLATFIDAAPVSIASRTPLKSKFDYSKDDLEKLLKLRPQSLYDIENNFTTNAKINLETLINEGKVIECDLAGMKFYRI